A genomic segment from Castor canadensis chromosome 1, mCasCan1.hap1v2, whole genome shotgun sequence encodes:
- the B4gat1 gene encoding beta-1,4-glucuronyltransferase 1, with protein MQMSYAIRCAFYQLLLAALMLVAMLQLLYLSLLSGLHGQEEQDQYFEFFPPSPRSVDQVKAQLRTALASGGVLDASGDYRVYRGLLKTTMDPNDVILATHASVDNLLHLSGLLERWEGPLSVSVFAATKEEAQLATVLAYALSSHCPDMRARVAMHLVCPSRYEAAVPDPREPGEFALLRSCQEVFDKLARVAQPGINYALGTNVSYPNNLLRNLAREGANYALVIDVDMVPSEGLWRGLREMLDQSNQWGGTALVVPAFEIRRARRMPMSKTELLQLYQVGEVRPFYYGLCTPCQAPTNYSRWVNLPEESLLRPAYVVPWQDPWEPFYVAGGKVPTFDERFRQYGFNRISQACELHVAGFDFEVLNEGFLVHKGFKEALKFHPQKEAENQHNKILYRQFKQELKAKYPSSPRRC; from the exons ATGCAGATGTCCTACGCCATCCGGTGCGCCTTCTACCAGCTGCTGCTGGCCGCGCTCATGCTGGTGGCGATGCTGCAGCTGCTGTACCTGTCGCTGCTCTCCGGTCTGCACGGACAGGAGGAGCAGGACCAATATTTCGAGTTCTTCCCGCCGTCCCCGCGTTCCGTGGACCAGGTCAAGGCGCAGCTCCGCACCGCGCTGGCCTCCGGAGGGGTCCTGGATGCCAGCGGTGATTATCGCGTCTACAGGGGCCTACTGAAGACTACCATGGACCCCAACGATGTGATCCTGGCCACGCATGCCAGTGTGGACAACCTGCTGCATCTGTCCGGCCTGCTAGAGCGTTGGGAGGGCCCGCTGTCAGTGTCGGTGTTCGCGGCCACCAAGGAGGAGGCGCAGCTGGCCACGGTGCTGGCCTACGCGCTGAGCAGCCACTGCCCCGATATGCGCGCCAGAGTTGCCATGCACCTCGTGTGCCCCTCGCGTTATGAGGCCGCTGTGCCCGATCCCCGAGAGCCTGGGGAATTTGCCCTGCTGCGGTCCTGCCAGGAGGTCTTCGATAAGCTAGCCAGGGTGGCCCAGCCAGGGATCAATTATGCGCTGGGTACTAACGTCTCCTACCCCAATAACCTGCTTAGGAATCTAGCTCGTGAAGGGGCCAACTATGCCCTGGTGATCGATGTGGACATGGTGCCCAGCGAGGGCCTCTGGAGAGGCCTTCGAGAAATGTTAGATCAGAGCAACCAGTGGGGGGGCACGGCCCTTGTAGTGCCTGCTTTCGAGATCCGCCGAGCCCGCCGCATGCCCATGAGCAAGACAGAGCTACTTCAGCTCTACCAGGTCGGCGAGGTCAGGCCCTTCTATTATGGGCTGTGCACCCCCTGCCAAGCGCCCACCAACTACTCCCGCTGGGTCAACCTGCCAGAAGAGAGTTTGCTGAGGCCTGCTTATGTGGTGCCTTGGCAGGACCCCTGGGAGCCATTCTACGTGGCTGGAGGCAAGGTGCCCACCTTTGACGAACGTTTTCGGCAGTACGGCTTCAATCGAATCAGCCAG GCCTGTGAGCTGCACGTGGCAGGGTTTGATTTTGAGGTGCTGAACGAAGGTTTCCTGGTTCATAAGGGCTTCAAAGAAGCCTTGAAGTTCCATCCCCAGAAGGAGGCTGAAAATCAGCACAATAAGATCCTTTACCGCCAGTTCAAACAGGAGTTGAAGGCCAAGTACCCCAGCTCTCCCCGTCGCTGCTGA